The DNA sequence AATCGTGACAACAGTGCGTCACAATATAAATATCAAGCAAATTTAATGAAATTCAGGAGTACTAAGAAGCGGACGCCAATAGATTGTGAATTGATTTAAGTATTCGGAAAAACCAAGAATAAAAATGGAGCCAACTTCAGTAGATTGGTGTATGATTGCCTTCTATGAATCAAAGGTTTTGATACGATTGTCTTGGAAAATAAAGGTTTTGGAAAACAATGGACAGGCTGTGACCAAACACAAAAGTAGACGAGCTGAATTTGGGGCTGCTTAAGCCCTTTAAATTTTTCTATCATGGCAATAAGTGGACAAGGGGAAAACTGTGGTCTTCAAGGGGTCTAAGACAAGGTGACCTTTCTCTTGCCTTCTCCATTAGTCCCACACAATGCAGGGTAGACACTAGCGATAGAACTCAAAGACTATGACCACCTATGTGATTGTCATCCCAAAGGAGTTCATCTGTCAAGTATGAGTGGTCTCATTTACTTATTCATTGTCCAGACTTTTTCAGTTTGCGGCTGAACTTCTGAAAGGAGGGAAATGTAAGTTAAGTTAAGtcgacctttttttttttttttttttcccgaaagGGTTGACTATATTTTCTTTGAAAAGTAGAAGTTTTTCGGGGAAAGGCGAAAGATAAAGTTCTGGACTTCTAATGACCTATGTGTGCTGATTGTTAacttttggggtttttggttgAAGGGGAAAGTAAACAATTCATTTTTAGAATTAAAGGAGAGCAAGAAATTGGAGACGTGGCCAACGTTTATTCGACTGTTCGGTTACATTCTCTTTCTATTAAAATTAATAGGCGTGCGCTGAACCTTGATCACCTGTATAGTTGATACATGTACTTTGGAGGAATCTCTGTCCACCATGTATGTACTTGTTGATTATCAACAGAATTTGTTTCTTAAGAAAATGTCAAATATTAAAGTCAATGCTTCTACATCATGCAATTTGATATCAGATATAGAAATGGTGCTTACCAGAAATTGCTGCTGTATGCTTCCAACCACAAGATACCTGTATATGCACATTTGTTGAGGCTATCAGATATAAATGatagggagaattccacaaatggtcactcaactatgactcattcgacactttggtcactgaagtttcaaatatattactttggtcactcaactattacactgtcaatcacttaagtcacccaaagagtattttttataattttttttaatgaaaaaaattaacaaagtgacttaagtgattgacagtgtaatagttgagtgaccaaagtgatatatttgaaacttcagtaaccaaagtgtcgaatgagtcatagttgagtgactatttgtgaaattttccctaaatGATATAGTATGTAAGCATATGTATATGAAAAGTTGGATATTTGTAATTGTGATAAACTTCTCTTCATTCATATAAATAATGTCTCAAGCTCCAaactcaaaaaaattaaaattaaaataaaaaaatcagaaaataaaacagGCTCTATGTTGTTCCTATAtgaggaaaataaattttttgcaAGAAGCCCGAAAGACCAACAGTCTGAATCAAGTTTAGTATGAACCTTGATAACTGCAGATTTCAAGAATGGACCTTGAACTCTTTCCGGCAGATGAAGTACATCAGTAGTACTGTagaaaaaattaaaggaataaacaaataaatcacACAATGATGGTATCAACATTATGCATTCAAAACCATAACTGGCAAACTAAGAGTCTAAAATTGACCTTTAAAGCAGTAACTAAATAAACAGTTGTCAAGTGGACATACCCAATACCAAGGCAACCATTTTCATTTGAACCCCAACTGTAGAGTTCTCCACCACCTatccagaacaaaaaaaaaatggtgaaacAGGATATAACAAGGTTAGAGTGCAAATGATTATTGGAGTCAATAAAGGAAGCAATGATATAGATAGAACAAATATAAATGCACAGCAAGGCACACTCTTTATGATCCATCACAGGAAGCACATGACAAAATCATTCTGTATTTTTACCAACCGTACATTTTTATAAATTAGGGTCAACTTCCATTAGATAGGCAGATAAACAGTTCATACAAAACCAATCTGAACATTGTTCTAGGAAAATTTTCAACAGGATAATAAGAACTGGCTTAGCTAATGATTAGCAGtggaaaaaattattaattggACGATAAACCGGCTACGATATAAATGTCAAAAGGAAAGCTACGAGATGTCGGTCGAGTCTTGACTTCGTTCAGTTGCCCTGATCCTAGAAGCTTTAGCTAGTAGGAAAATCGTCCTCACAATACTTAACAGATAAAAGTTTACAATCACAATCAGAACTGTGCATATACGATCAAATAAACTACATCAACAGAATTACCAGAGTTCAAAAATAAGACTAGAAAGACAGCCAAACCTCTAATACCATATTAAGTTAGTGTTGTTCCCAAGTGCTTAAGTTAAGAGGAGAGTCATGAGAAAACCCAATAATACTCGTCAAGTTGAATACACATAGCACTGTCAATCTTGTAAATCCTCTTCTTAATTGAAGCCAAATAAACTATactaaaaagaagaaataaaaacaaaactctAGCATGGCTACACTTCATGACATTTAACTTAAATTTTAAGAGTTTCAATAATGGAGCACACCCTCGTACAGTAACCCTTCATCTTAACGCAATGAATGATCAGTTTCTAAGGATTCCTCATGCACACTGATGTGACTTCCATCACTCCTTTGAGAAACAAGAAAATGAATTGATTGACAGAGAAAATACTTGAATTCCAACTAATTACAAATCAATCTGATTGCTTATATTATTATGTCTCGCAGCACATCATGATGCTGATTGACTTCATTCAAAGATGATAGAATGATAAATTACTTGTTATGACGCATGTGTGATAGCCACCGCATGAAACTTCTTCTGAGCAGGGAAGTCTGCTGATCATGGACGGTGCAGTTCCATTCTTCCCCTTTAAACTCCCCTATTTTTCATTCAGAAAAATTATCACTAAATTTGGTATAGAAATAATAAAGAACTATTAAGGAGGCCAACATCCTAATCTCTAATAAGAAGCAGAGCCACTGACTGGGTAAACTACCCCCTAATAAGTTTTTAAAAGATATAAGAGCTTAATGGGCATCATGGGAAATTAAATGAGTTTATTTCTATTAGATACCATTGTAAATAAAAGGTTGATATGAAATTAAACAGAATTTGATTACTTACATAACAGTAGCATCGGGGTTTCTTTCATCATTAGGAAAAGTATTGTGAGTCACTTATTGCAGTAATCTTTTCTAGTAATTATGGTGTTTGGTGACCAATATTGAAATGCCAAGTAACATCTTTTCTACATATAAAAAGAAATTCTAAACTGGAAAGAATATTCCATTATCAAAAGTACCTTATTTTTTGACAAATAAGGCTCCCCTTCCCCCTTTCTTTTCCAATCTAGCACTCCCCTTTACATTCATATTATACCATCTCTTCTATCTTACTGATTTCGGGTATTCTAGTCTCTACAATTAGagctttttttccttttccttttattGTTTACTACTCTTCAATTTTACGCTCACAGTTCACCCACTAAAACAAGCTACTCTCTGCAACGTACCATTCTATCTACTGCTCTTTCACCAAATACGAATACAGATCCATTTTCtgcaaaatatggaaaagaaaataatatgaaaaagATCTTTTAGGTTCAGCAGCGAAGCATCCAGAGAATATGATCATAACAAAGTCTAGAAGAGTACCGTCAACGCATGCTGAATGCAGCAATCCAGCAGCAACTTTTTTGACCTGTGCAGCATTCAggtgaaaaaaattatattagtGAAATATACTAAAAAGGTATCCGGAATATGAATCAGAAACTTAGAAATTCATCTAGTGTTCATACTTTGGTCCCCTCAAGTTTCTTGATAAGCCTTGGTGTATATTCactgaaaaaaggaaaaaaaaaattataataaagtgCAAGATAATTGTTACTTCAGGAAAGGGAGATGACCATGCTGGAGCTATTACCATGATAAGATAAGCATGCATTCAAATTTATGCTTTCCTTATTCTgttctttaaaaagaaaaaatgattggTCACAATGATTAATACGATAAAAGTGAACAAGAGATCCACAACAGAGAAACACACAACACCAAAAAACCAGAaggctacaacaaaagcaattTGCTAGCTCCAGAGAAAACACCCTAATGACCATATACTTAGACTACAGACGCCCCTCCAGTCAAGGAGAATATGAGAGAGGCTGTAGTTTCTAAAATCTATCAAAACAGAAGTGTTAAAGATACTCAATCTTCCTCAATCACTAGCCATTGATATGGGCTATAATGCTGTGCATTAATCTAGGATTAGTTTTGAACTTCTGATATTGTTATAAATATAGATAGTTGTAGTCTATATTGCTGTGCATTGATCTAGGATTAGTTTTGATATTGTCATAAATTTAGTTATTACAGCATTGCAAAACTGTTGCTGCTTCTCCTATATATTGTAAACATTGTAAATGTGCAAATCAAGGAAATACAATTTCAACAAGAAGCCCATACAGCAGATAAAAACTTTACTTTATCCCAAAGCTCCTCCAACAGTACACCTCTATTATCTTCAAAAATCCTTCTGTTTCTTTCATCCCAAGTGACCATGTGACAGCTAACAGCCTAACACTATGCAACGCCAGAGAACTTTAGCCTTCTTTCTTTGCCAAAACCGAGATGGCGTACCCGTAATAGAGCAAGACTCCCTGCTGGGATCTCCCCAATCAAACTTGCTTCCATATAACTTCTCCCAcaaatggccaaaaaaaaaaaacaaggcttGATCTACACTCTCCCTGCATCTTGCACATGACATACCCAAAACAGAAACTTGGCTTTCTTCATTGAAGTATATCACAGGTGTTAACCACCAACCCAGCCTAAGATCCTAGTTGAGAAAatgcatattattcatttaTACATAATTGTGGCAATTCTTTCTCTCCCTAATATAACTTCCCCCCAACATTCCACATGCATTGCATGTGTCTGATCTTCTcgtattaataaaataaaactgcTTAATTGAATTATGCCTACTTGTAATCATATAATGCTTCTGATATCTTTATTCTCAGTCATTTAGTGTGCTGTCCAAATCCCAATTACAATAAGGATTGTTTATCTACTAAtattacaaaaaacaaaaaaacaaaaacaaaaaaaaagactacAGTGCTTCTATTTGCACAAATGAAGCTACTTAACACATCTTACCACATttatttctattctttagtctttccaattttaaattttattttaaaaatagtATTCATCCTCCCTTCCCCATAGCTTTTTAGCCAGAGCTATAACTGGCATGGCTAGATACCATGGTGTCTGAGGCATCTCATTGGCCAAAGCAAGATGAAGAGGGCATGCAAGGAAAGAGAATGTAGGCATGTTTCAATCTCTACAAGCTAATGATAATAAATTAGGGCAAACAGGCATTACAGATTCTAAAGGGTATACTGAGCAAATTTTCATAGCAAATGAAAACTCATGTTATTGCACCAGATTTGTCCATCATTGTTCTTTCTGGTCATTAGTTAATAACATAGATCACAAAACAAAACGGTGAGTTTTCATGTTGGGTTTGGTAGTTACAGAAACTGAGATCTACTTCCAATTATCATTACCCGTATGGTATATAGTCTATACATATGTATGGATGAGATCTAATGAGGATCTAAGTTAAGGACTTAACTTGAGAATCGCGTATGGGGCCACTCCTTATGTGGTCCCATGATATGAACCATCCAATTTTTAAGATCTGATTCAAGGATCATCCCtgcaaatcaataaacaaagtcATCCAACTATGATCAAATAGAGGACAAAACATAATGTTCTTCTGCTAAAAAAAGGAACAATCAAATGCCTAAGCAATATTTAATTTggactttttcttttattattttatacAACTGTGATCCTTGAAGACGGATCTAAAATTTGGATGTTTCGATCATGGGCCAATTCACAAGTAGGCCTCAACTATGTGGTCCCCAAGATATGTCCTCAACTTAGATCCTTATTAGAACTCCTCCGTCCCTGCCTATATCTGTGCATGTGTATTTGTATATGTTtaaatacatatacatatactgAACACTCCCCAACCAACAGAATGGTTGTTCAAACGGCTCAATTTGTTATAGAGAAGATATGTTCCAGAACAGTCTTGCTTTCATGACTTCTACCTAGTCTTTTATTTCTGAAAGCTAGGAAACTGAAGTTCCATGCAAAGATATCCACAGAACAAAAACATACAAACATTTAAATGTTCACACTAAGGAAGTTTGACTAACATGCCTCACTCAAATTAGCCTTTCCTTTAGATCTATGTGGCTCTAAGACTCCAAGGTCCAAGCATTCTCCAACAATGCAAATTAGAGTAGGTGGCATTCTAATAATATCTAAGTTGAGAACTTAGCATGAGGACTTGTACCTCAGCACTTAGATTAGATCTGAACAATTAAGATCACAAATGGGTAGGACTGGACGAGTtgcatcttcttttttttttttttttttttttttttggagtagaAACGAGGCATCAGATGCACCTTATCCATCTATATGTGATCTAACAGTTCAGATGCAAGTCCTCAAGTTTAATCCTTAGCTCAGGTCTTCTTTAAAAGCCTTCGTAAATAACAATATGAACAGTGAAAAGTTTTCAAAATGACTGAACCCCACTGTATTACAAATTATACGCAGCAATATCAGTGTTGTCCTATGTCACAGGGATCTAACTTCAGCATATCTATGTATAAGCATTATTAGTATCACAGGTACAAACAATAAAGATGTAACAGTTTACAAGATAAAAGTAGCACATTATCATCCTCAGGCAGAGCACCATTGAGTAGGTACCACATACTCAGTCAAGCTAAGGCAAGCAATTAAATCTTTGTGAAAAGGCAAGCATTCAATATTTGTGCCAAATTGACGTTGATTAGGAAATTCTATGAGTTGTGGACCCTGGAACAACTCTCGAATGAATAGAATTAGAAAATCTTATGAGTAAATCAGTCCAAAAATTGATAATTGAGATCTCAGAATGCTTTCCAGTGAATTTATACCAAAGTTCTATAATGCTAATCTTTCCTGACAGCATCATTCAGTGTCAGATTGCAGGAAGTGGGAACTTCTTCACAAACATAGTAAAAGGAAGATAGATAGATGGTGTATATTCATACAGTGAAATATTGGaataagaggaaaagaaaacccACCCGGTACTTTTGAAAATTCCTAAAATGCCTGATTCAGGGCCATGACCAAGTCTACCAGAACCTCCTCCCCAACTTAAGGACTCACCTCCATCTGGTGAGAATGTATAAATTAAGGCTCAGAACTATTGTAAATGACTAAAACATCAAGCAAGTGTAGGCCACaagtaagaaaaaaatttgacattttaaaatttctcatataCCAGTAACAGCCACTGAGTGCTCTGATCCCAAAGCTACCATCCTAATGGTGATTCCAGCCAAGCATTCAACTTTTGCTGGTGCAGGAACTGTTTTTGCTCCTCCTGTGTATGAGGAGAATATAAAATTAACAGGAACCAAGTTCGAATCTGCCATTCAATGGCTAATAAACTACTATTGAGAAAGAAGTGTTTAAATAGAATACAGAATTCAATGGCTAATAATCAATACAAAGCAGCGTTCTTACTCTTTCCAAGGCCAAGCTGCCCATATGAGTTCTTCCCCCACATGTATAACTCTCCATCTTCTGCAAGTAAAACTGATGAGTCAATGCAGCTGATAGAAATGCATTTGCACTagatggaagaaggagaagaaaaataaataaataaataaataaatatctaGAAAACATTTCTCCAAAGCGCTATAAACCCAGCTAAAGTCACACATCAAAGGAAAACCCCTCTATAAGAACTATTTGCCTACACCGAAATTCGTAAGTTCAGTCTCAAAGCCAGTTCAATATTTCAGAAATGCATGCCTATGTGTACTATGACTTTCACCATACACAGACATAActttaattaaaacaaaaaatttatattagTTATTAACAAAGCACCAAACATGAATTCGACATGTGATAATACAGAGGAAAATGAGAGAACAGAACCAAAAATAATCTCGCAACAAAAATTCCTAACCAACACAGTACATACCGAAGTTAAAAAGCAACTGATTTTCACGCTATCGAAAAACTAAATCTCCCAAAAACCTCAGATAATATTTACGGCCCAAAATTTGGATTTCAGACATCACCGACCGATTTTGCACTTGAAATTTTGGAATCAGTAATACCTGTAACAGCACAAGAATGATAATATCCAGCGGAAATTTGCACAACTGGCTTGTTGATTCCCGATACCTCCACCGGCTCCTAGAAATGAGTAACAAACAAAATCAACATAATTCGAAGAGGATTGACTAGTAAGCAAAAGGATGATGAAGAATTGATGACACATACAGTAGCATAAGGCACATCAGTGGAGGCCCCAAGCTGTCCGAAATCATTTAGGCCGGTGGCGAAAACCCGGCCAGCTTGGGTCAAGAACAGAGTGTGAGCTCCGCCGCAAGCAACGGCTTCTAGGCTTTGGTCCTGAAATGCAGAGCAGAGCAGAGGGGTAGGGCTCCACTGAGAGTCCAAGCTCCCTAATCCGAGCCTCCCGTAGTCTCCATTGCCCCAAACCGCCGCGACCCTCTTCCCTGGCCCACTCCCAGTACTGCTCAGCCACCGTGTCCCTAATCGGAACAACCCTAATTTCGAATTCAAGTTCGCCATCATCGTCATCCCAAAATTGGGGACGGGATGATGCCACGTCGTCTTTTGTTCCTGATGGAAGCGGGTTTTCTTTGTTCGGGACTTCGGGGTTTATCAAACAACCGACCTTCATATGTCTCTCGCCAAGACTGAAGGGGACTGTAATAATGCTCTGTAGGAAATGCTCAGAATTCTCTGGAAGCAGAACTATCCACACTCTCATAACTCATACGTAACAAGTACAACTGCTTATCCCAAAAATTCCATGTATTGTGTCCAAATGCACCAATCTTTTCGTATCTTACTATTTGCTTAGGAAAAGACTTAAAATGGGTAGTATCCTATGCTGTCCTGAGTTTTAGATCTTTCGTCTACCTTAGAAACTttgtttaaaaacaaaaatgaaaacaagactagccttcaacatgcctaagtttttcacctaacggctccATGCTTAGCGGTTACTTTAACaagcggaatcactgctgcttgtcttaATCTTAGGCTTAAAACTGGTTTTTTCTGGTAGGCAAAACTTTTAAAACTTCAGACTGCATATAGGAAACGGATAGTGATAGCTACGGATAGAATGCAAAACTATGAAACAGATAGCAATAGCTAAAGATATTTAATTTTGCTACTTTTGACAAAATGGGTGGgtaattcttattttatttatttaatagaaATACAAGCTAGATAtccagagcctcattctcagatAAATAGCAAAAGgttgtttagctatccataagaataagaacagatacttacttgtaatgaaatcacactacttcacacttaGACAGGAatggaagcacactgctatactatttgagagaagactcttctgctcaattttctaatttagaactgatatggaaattcttctcctcttcttaagggaagctaaagctccttatatagggagcggaactcaaactagaattcaaaacataaaaatctacagaacaactccgtgatcttctgcttttctgagtgctcctgatgatggaggtcggacagggaaaagcaaaagtatttaggtgaaatgtttttcaccttcttcttttctgaaaagcaaaagtatCTTTTGAAAAAGATAACAGTTGCCTTTTgttttggtgctttttcttctttcatctATAGTTTCACCCGTGATGCtacatgttctcgtctgtttctgaattgtggccaaagacaaaggagttgttgtctgcctgggccattctaacagtggtagcattatcttcgacgtctgtatcaacatacatcttgtagtggttgtcagtttcaagtctTTCCACCCACTATAAGCATGCCAGCGTCGAATCTATCTactttctggtaagagataagaataggtcactgctgactacgtcaggatgatcataagcagtgataatggttttttctcctgctgccaggaaggtattgttgatatcttcagagatgatcttcttgatatattctagagtcatggccttcatccatgggatgcttgagtttggttggccattgtaccctacacaggcgAGTTGCAGacatttcctttgaataattctcacatagtgatatggagaaatatacttaacctcaccgtttgccttctggatccattctggaggagtggatctgaacttcagacgaagcatacagtcattcttTCTAATGTTTTTAACtatgttgacaatgataggagGCAAACCTTTAAGATCATCATtggttttagtccacagattatgaacaaaaccattttcaacaagccaaatcttgtgttcttgaggatgttcactctgaacattgaccaagtatcttccaacatatggtcctgcaataataaagagagttggaggaactcggTCTTCTGAATTATGACTTCTTATCaaactatggaattcatgccagtctgattcattgagtgccatgatcgagaccctagcactttctaggctttcaaggaagtgaattttttcttttcttacagcactctgttgtgtatgaagttcttcaaactgtggtctgCCATTTTCATAAAGTTCCTCAACAAGTGCAAAGAGTGCTGAAaacatcagaccactgcttctttcttgaaaagcaaaAAAGAGATTATCCAAGATTgctttctggtgataagctagtctcctgccagttctgaacataGGAGTAtcaaaggttcttaattcataattaaaaacatttataactctagttggagttggtttgctttttggcaaagctaCAGCCTTCAAcagtcttgatgagcctttaccgtctgccgtttgagacagCCTAGCCAATCCTTTttcctgggattgatcagttgtggctagtcctttaggacttagcagaaaccttttgaggattttttctttggtttccatggaatcctcttcaggttcatgttctttcccagttcttctgcttttgGAATTACGACCTTCGTTGtcatctctttggctgaacattgccatttctctggtcaatgcgtctgaaagataattcttgtttcctgcaattaattcaacattataatcatattggttaagaaataattgccagttggctaatcttcctctatcagcagctttatcaagtttaaaatttttgaaattctttactctagcacaatcggtgcctACAGTaaaggattttccaagaaaagctgaagaatttaaaattgttttcttgacagccaaaatttctttttcccctgtgggataattcagttctgcaagtctgaacttgccactacaaaatttgcaaatcttttcaatgttagttccaggcgttttttCCAAGACTacaccggaccaataattatcactcgcatctgtctggaggataatttcctCATTCTCTTCTTGTTGTTGAaaaggagggaggtttttgcagagatttttaatctgcttcacaattttttcatcatcttctatgaagttccattttcttttggaacttgtcttaggagataacattgctgttaaccctgagattttgggaatgaaatctctcccataatttatgacaccaaggaatcccTCTAGACTCTttgcatcaggaattctatctgggaattttCAGATCTTCTCaagaatatgaggttggagttttattactccattcttgatgtttattcctaggaaatcaacttcatcgaggataaagaagattttcttttctcctaggataattccatgctgaactatcagctttacaagctcatagaggtgtttcatgtgttcttctctggttttggagaagaccagaatgtcatctatatagattatagacgacgcagaactccgcaacatgtttgaagatgttgtacATTTTTCTCtagaagattgagggagcttgctttagaccaaaaggcattactaaccattcgtaatggccttgtggcgtttcgaatgcagtgagaggtacactctcaggatgcatcttgacctgatAGAAAcctgactttgcatcgaatttcgaaaagactttagctcctctgagctggttgatcaaaactcttacttgagcagtttgataaccgtctttgacaatcttcttgttgacatctctgtagtcaatcaccattctagcttttcctcttagattttctgcatgatttctcacgtagaatgctggagcattatgagggctagtggacggttgaattaatctcttgttcaggagatcttcaatatcttttcagaattccttttgatcttcttctttgtattgaggaataactttgacatgacagattacattcatatcatgtaatcttaattcacagaccactgggtctttttcccaaaacttctgaggatctacatcgatattctgttcgagtagtttcttgattaagagtgggaattttctgagactcaatcttattctgaaagtgcttgaggttatgctcatggatgaaactagcttcttcatcttcactagtttcttcttcttcttcttcttgagaagattcttcaaaaagtgattcttgttgttgtttgatttggagtataggctcaaatttgggtttgtagggggtaagatcaccactattctgttgcgatctctgatactacgtagtaaaaccaggacctactacactttttgcttgtgtaagccggtctgcccagaacacccgttctcctttcctgaagcctatagcctcttcatcctgaatgaatctttgttggagaataaaatcatttcccaacaagaaatctgatccttggcccTCAGATTGCCagacattctggatgataaatgttcctccaccaatggtgatatgaacattttttgctaccttattcatggtgagatgacttccatcaaatgtaacaccagtagcagttcttttcttatcttctttccagagttcttctggaattgcaaatctttttgcaactgtaaatcctgatccattatctacaaaggcatgtagatgatattttttgtgatcagggaattttagccaaatctctatgtagttgctatatctactagtagagactaCTTTCgcttgttgaagctcattttcctgagcttgttcatttggaatgaatggtttacattcttctggaacaatttctggtggttcaaccagttcaaaattttcattttcatcgattttttcttcattgatgatttcttcctttatttttgaggaagacgGTTCCATGAGTTCTTGGAACaaagtttctacttctttctctttttgctcagaaaaatattcttcatattcttgttcgactaattggctgacaaggccattcttggtttttcttcttgcttcagctatgaagcattccttgtgataagtcttttttgactctccacagaacataggaagaccattcttttcgtgacataggcagtagtcacaaatgaatgtaccagggttcacttg is a window from the Rosa chinensis cultivar Old Blush chromosome 2, RchiOBHm-V2, whole genome shotgun sequence genome containing:
- the LOC112187615 gene encoding ultraviolet-B receptor UVR8 isoform X3, whose protein sequence is MTMMANLNSKLGLFRLGTRWLSSTGSGPGKRVAAVWGNGDYGRLGLGSLDSQWSPTPLLCSAFQDQSLEAVACGGAHTLFLTQAGRVFATGLNDFGQLGASTDVPYATEPVEVSGINKPVVQISAGYYHSCAVTVLLAEDGELYMWGKNSYGQLGLGKRGAKTVPAPAKVECLAGITIRMVALGSEHSVAVTDGGESLSWGGGSGRLGHGPESGILGIFKSTGEYTPRLIKKLEGTKVKKVAAGLLHSACVDENGSVFVFGERAVDRMGSLKGKNGTAPSMISRLPCSEEVSCGGYHTCVITSGGELYSWGSNENGCLGIGTTDVLHLPERVQGPFLKSAVIKPQQMCIYRYLVVGSIQQQFLKAISSHGVGEVHMEHFLKKGILLEDNWVRELMLTT